One Nocardioides dongkuii genomic window, CGGGCTCGCCGTCGGCCGACCCCGTGGTCGTCGCGCTCCTCAGCGAGACCGGTGGTGGAGGTCCCGTGGCCGACGTGCTCGCACCCGTCGAGGGTGCCGCGCTGTCGGCCTTCCTGCGCCGGCTCGATCCGGACTCCCTGGCCGAGGAGGTCCGGGAGGCAGTCGCGGGCTACGACGTGCACGCGGGGCACAGCCTGGGTGTCGCCGTCGTGGCGGTCGAGTGCGACGTACCGGGTCAGGTCTACGTCGCCGAGCGCGACGGAGAGTGGACGATCGCGGCTGCCAGGGTGTCCGAGCCCCTGCCGAACTGCTCCGCGCCGATCACGACGGTGGCCGTCGTGGACGTCCCGGGCGTGCTGCCGGCCGCGGCCTAGCGTCCCTCAGCGCTGGTGGCGCCGCTCAGCCCCTCGGCCGGATCAGCCCCTCCTGGGCGAGCGTCGCCACGAGCGTGCCGTCCTCGAGGAACACCCGCCCGAGCGAGAGCCCGCGGGCGCCGCTGGCCGAGGGCGACCACTGGTCGTAGAGCCACCACTCGTCGGCGCGGAACGGCCGGTGGAACCAGATCGTGTGGTCGATCGAGGCCATCTGCGTGGTGTTCGGGTGCGCGTCGGCGTGGGCGACCATCGACGCGCCGAGCAGGCTGACGTCGCTGGCGTAGGTGAACGCCGCGAGGTGCACCACCGGGTCGTCGGGGAGCCGGTCGCGCAGCCGGATCCACATCCGCGCCTGGGCCTGGTGCCGGGCATGCGCGGGCAGCCCGGTCTGCGAGTTGCCGAGGTAGCGGACGTCGAGCGCGGACCACTCCCGGCCCAGCGCGTCGGCGTCGCTCGTCCCGCGACCGCGCATCAGCCCGACGAGGTCGAAGCCCTCGTCGGGACCGCCGACCGCCGGCAGGGCGTCCTGGTGCTCGATGCCGTCCTCGGGCAGCTGGAAGTCCAGCGTCTGGTAGTAGATCGGCCGTCCGTGCTGCCGCGCGACGACCCGGCGGGTCTGGAACGCGCGGCTGTCGCGGATCCGCTCGACGTCGTACACGATCGGCACGGAGTAGTCGCCGGCGCGCAGGAAGTAGGAGTGCAGCGAGTGGACGGCGTACGCCGGGTCGACGGTGCGGGTGCCCGCGACCAGCGCCTGCGCGGCGACCTGCCCGCCGTACACACGGGCGCGCTCGGAGTCGGGCTG contains:
- a CDS encoding acyl-CoA thioesterase; the encoded protein is MSADDAGAVEELVALLDLEQIDLDLFRGSQPDSERARVYGGQVAAQALVAGTRTVDPAYAVHSLHSYFLRAGDYSVPIVYDVERIRDSRAFQTRRVVARQHGRPIYYQTLDFQLPEDGIEHQDALPAVGGPDEGFDLVGLMRGRGTSDADALGREWSALDVRYLGNSQTGLPAHARHQAQARMWIRLRDRLPDDPVVHLAAFTYASDVSLLGASMVAHADAHPNTTQMASIDHTIWFHRPFRADEWWLYDQWSPSASGARGLSLGRVFLEDGTLVATLAQEGLIRPRG